CTGCCGGCGCCGATCTGGCCCGCTCTCGCCATCGCGCTGATGACCATCGGCGTCAATCTGATCGTCGACTGGATCCTGTCGATCAATGCCCGGCCATCCGGCGCCTCGGCGGAGATGTGAACCCCGTGACCGAATCAGTCCTCAAGATCACGAATCTCCGGATCGAATCGATCCATGGCGCCGTCCTGGTCGACAATGTCTCGCTGGAGCTGAAGCGGGGCGAGGTGCTGGGGCTGATCGGCGAAAGCGGCGCCGGGAAATCCACCATCGGCCTCGGCTCGATGGTCTATGCGCGCGCGGGCTGCCGGATCACCGGCGGCACGGTCGAGATCGACGGCGAGAGCGTGCGCGATCTCTCGGCGGACGGTCGGCGCGATCTCCGCGGCAAGCGCATCGCCTATATCGCCCAGAGCGCCGCGGCCTCGTTCAACCCCGCCTATCGCATCATCGACCAGGTCTGCGAGATGCCCGTCAAGCATGGCCTGATGAGCAAGCCCGAGGCGCGCGCCTGGGCCGTCGAGCTGTTCAAGGCGCTCGATCTGCCGGATCCGGAGAAGTTCGGGAACCGCTATCCCCATCAGGCGTCGGGCGGCCAGCTGCAGCGCGCCATGACTGCCATGGCGATGTCCTGCCGCCCCGATATCCTGGTGTTCGACGAACCCACCACGGCCCTCGACGTGACGACGCAGATCGAGGTCCTGGCGCTGATCAAGAAGCTGATCCAGAACTACAACACGGCCGCCCTCTACATCACCCACGATCTCGCCGTGGTCGCCCAGGTGGCCGACCGGATCATGGTGCTGCGCCACGGCAAGATGGTGGAGCTGGGCGCCACCAAGCAGATCCTGCTGGCACCGACCACCGATTACGCGCGCGCCCTGGTGTCGGAGCGCAAGGCCGCCGACAAGCTCTCGGTCGAAGCCGAGACCGTCCATGGCGAGCCGCTGCTCAATGTGCAGGACGTTGTCGGACAGTATGAGCATTTCATCGCGGTCAAGAACGTCACCATCTCGGTGGCGAAGGGCGAGACCGTGGCCGTGGTCGGCGAATCCGGCTCCGGCAAGAGCTCGCTGGCCCGCCTCATCGTCGGCCTCCTGCCGCGCAAATCGGGTTCCGTGCGGTTCGGCGGCGAGGAGCTGCCGCCGGCCCTCAAGCAGCGCAGCAAAGACAATCTTCGCCGGATCCAGTTCATCTATCAGCAGCCGGACGTCGCCCTCAATCCGCGCCAGACGATCGGCGAAGTCATCGGCCGCCCGATCAAGTTCTATTTCAACCATCCGTCGGCGGAGGTGAAGCGGCGCGTCGCCCAGCTGCTGAAGCAGGTGGGGCTGCCGGAGGACTATGCGAAGCGTCTGACGACGGCCCTGTCCGGCGGCCAGAAGCAGCGCGTCTGCATCGCGCGCGCGCTCGCGGCCGAGCCGGACCTCATCATCTGCGACGAGCCGACCTCGGCGCTCGACCAGCTGGTGGCCGAAGACATCCTGAAGCTCCTGAAGAAGCTGCAGGACGAACTCGGCGTGGCCTATCTCTTCATCACCCACGATCTCGGCATCGTGCGCCGGATCGCGCATCGAACCGCCGTCATGTTGCGCGGCGAGATCGTGGATCAGGGACCGACGCCGAGGCTCTTCTCGCCGCCATTCCATCCCTATACCGAGCGCCTGCTCTCCTCGGTGCCGGAGATGCGCACCGAGTGGCTCGATGAACTCCTCAGCAAACGGGCACGGAAGGCGGGATAGCGAAGGCGAGCGGAGCAGGATTTCAGGCGACCGGAACCCCTCGCTCATCGAGCGGGGGCCAGCCGGTCATTGATATTTATGGGTGTTTACCTAAGAATTGCCGCCGGCCGGTTCAGCCTGGCGCCGACCTTCGAGACGCGGCGGCAGGCAGACGGCATTCG
The nucleotide sequence above comes from Hypericibacter terrae. Encoded proteins:
- a CDS encoding ABC transporter ATP-binding protein, whose product is MTESVLKITNLRIESIHGAVLVDNVSLELKRGEVLGLIGESGAGKSTIGLGSMVYARAGCRITGGTVEIDGESVRDLSADGRRDLRGKRIAYIAQSAAASFNPAYRIIDQVCEMPVKHGLMSKPEARAWAVELFKALDLPDPEKFGNRYPHQASGGQLQRAMTAMAMSCRPDILVFDEPTTALDVTTQIEVLALIKKLIQNYNTAALYITHDLAVVAQVADRIMVLRHGKMVELGATKQILLAPTTDYARALVSERKAADKLSVEAETVHGEPLLNVQDVVGQYEHFIAVKNVTISVAKGETVAVVGESGSGKSSLARLIVGLLPRKSGSVRFGGEELPPALKQRSKDNLRRIQFIYQQPDVALNPRQTIGEVIGRPIKFYFNHPSAEVKRRVAQLLKQVGLPEDYAKRLTTALSGGQKQRVCIARALAAEPDLIICDEPTSALDQLVAEDILKLLKKLQDELGVAYLFITHDLGIVRRIAHRTAVMLRGEIVDQGPTPRLFSPPFHPYTERLLSSVPEMRTEWLDELLSKRARKAG